One genomic region from Cryptococcus gattii WM276 chromosome C, complete sequence encodes:
- a CDS encoding uncharacterized protein (Similar to TIGR gene model, XP_570045.1): MSQTPPPRPPLNIPSGSSQITPDPEPLKPDETLSGDKFRDFKAARINPKQDLENIGQIPCARNSLLYGIAGGVGVGANPGWQPTGLLVALSQFPYFNARRKELAQMRIIQERYPHRHVSKLQKGGQDSEVGQGEQRSP; encoded by the exons ATGAGTCAAACGCCGCCCCCTAGACCCCCCCTCAATATTCCTTCCGGCAGCAGTCAGATTACCCCCGATCCTGAGCCTTTGAAACCGGATGAGACTCTAAGTGGAGATAAATTTCGGGACTTCAAGGCTGCA AGAATAAATCCTAAGCAAGATCTGGAGAATATCGGTCAAATTCCTTGTGCAAGAAATAGTCTGTTGTACGGCATAGCAGGTGGTGTCGGCGTTGGTGCT AACCCTGGTTGGCAGCCAACTGGGCTGTTGGTAGCTTTATCGCAATTTCCATATTTCAATG CCAGACGGAAAGAGCTCGCACAAATGCGCATCATCCAAGAGCGCTATCCACACCGGCATGTGTCCAAGCTTCAGAAGGGCGGCCAAGATTCAGAAGTTGGGCAGGGCGAGCAACGGTCTCCATGA
- a CDS encoding Mitochondrial inner membrane protein, putative; Bcs1p (Similar to TIGR gene model, INSD accession AAW42346.1; functions as an ATP-dependent chaperone), translating to MFRSPLPQRTNRDSASEAGPSTATPISTDTDAVTIEKINGTTQEATLPSNGSSEGESLISRMMADNPYFSAGAGLMGIGVALTSLRRSITLGATMAQRRMLVTLEIPSKDRSYPWFLEWMAHQSAAQTRGNAKPPGLFGWGQGMRSHELAVETSYKQHENGASEAIFNLVPGPGTHYFKYGGAWFQVKRERDSKLMDLHSGTPWETLTLTTLSTSRDLFSSLLEEARTLAEASTEGKTVVYTAWGVEWRPFGKPRRRREMGSVVLGKGIAEEIESDLKGFLGRGKWYAERGIPYRRGYLLYGPPGSGKTSFIQALAGSLNYNICLMNLSERGLTDDKLNHLLGLVPERSFVLLEDVDSAFNRRVQTSEDGYKSSVTFSGLLNALDGVASSEERIIFMTTNHYDRLDPALIRPGRVDIQQLLDDAAGEQAKRLFVKFYGNSVNEDGTKGRVLREGELLLDDEEVESLGNAVQRIVEDERAHGKVISMASLQGHFIRTGARESLDGIRELCKPREGQA from the exons ATGTTCAGATCACCCCTACCTCAACGGACCAATCGTGATTCCGCTTCAGAAGCGGGGCCCTCGACTGCAACACCAATATCGACAGACACAGATGCTGTCACCATTGAAAAGATCAATGGTACAACTCAGGAAGCTACATTACCCTCAAATGGCTCATCCGAAGGAGAATCATTGATATCGAGGATGATGGCAGATAA TCCTTACTTCTCAGCAGGTGCTGGACTTATG GGCATTGGCGTAGCCTTGACATCATTGCGCCGTTCTATAACACTCGGAGCTACCATGGCTCAACGAAGGATGCTGGTGACTCTTGAAATCCCTTCCAAAGATCGGTCCTACCCGTGGTTCCTCGAGTGGATGGCCCATCAGTCAGCGGCCCAGACTAGAGGAAATGCTAAACCACCCGGTCTGTTTGGGTGGGGCCAAGGCATGAGAAGTCACGAGTTAGCTGTGGAAACGAGTTACAAGCAGCACGAAAATGGGGCCAGCGAAGCCATTTTCAATTTAGTGCCGGGGCCGGGTACACATTACTTCAAATATGGAGGCGCCTGGTTTCAA GTGAAACGGGAGCGGGACTCTAAACTCATGGATCTACACTCTGGCACGCCTTGGGAGACACTGACCCTGACAACACTCTCAACTTCGCGAGAcctcttttcatctttGCTTGAGGAGGCTCGAACCCTTGCAGAAGCTTCGACTGAGGGCAAAACTGTTGTTTATACTGCGTGGGGTGTCGAGTGGCGTCCATTCGGCAAAccaaggagaagaagggaaatGGGCAGTGTAGTCTTGGGTAAAGGAATTGCCGAAGAGATCGAATCCGATCTGAAGGGCTTTTTGGGTCGAGGGAAATGGTACGCTGAAAGAG GTATTCCATATCGAAGAGGATACCTTCTATATGGACCCCCAGGATCTGGTAAAACGTCGTTCATCCAGGCTCTTGCAGGGTCACTGAACTACAATATTTGTCTCATGAACCTTAGCGAAAGGGGTCTTACGGACGATAAACTTAATCATTTGCTGGGTCTGGTACCTGAGCGGAGTTTTGTGCTGCTAGAGGATGTTGATTCGGCCTTTAATAGACGCGTACAAACGAGCGAAGATGG CTATAAATCATCTGTCACCTTCTCCGGTCTATTGAACGCTCTTGACGGTGTTGCATCGTCGGAAGAGCGAATCATCTTTATGACTACCAACCATTACGATCGCCTTGACCCGGCACTTATTCGACCGGGTCGAGTTGATATTCAACAACTTCTGGATGATGCTGCTGGTGAACAAGCCAAACGACTGTTTGTCAAGTTCTATGGCAACTCTGTCAATGAGGACGGCACAAAGGGCAGAGTGTTGAGGGAAGGAGAACTACTGTTGGATGACGAGGAAGTAGAATCGTTGGGTAACGCGGTGCAACGCATTGTGGAAGATGAACGGGCTCATGGGAAGGTTATTAGCATGGCTAGTCTGCAGGGACATTTTATCCGCACCGGAGCGAGAGAAAGCCTGGATGGGATCCGTGAGCTATGTAAGCCTAGGGAAGGGCAAGCATGA
- a CDS encoding kynurenine 3-monooxygenase (Similar to TIGR gene model, INSD accession AAW42348.1), giving the protein MPQSRARKALIVGAGPVGALTALSLHRRGWEVEVWESRDDPRCQDAAPSNLRSINLAISSRGLEALRSVDPSIAENFLEEAIPMKGRMIHHTDGRQESQLYDPIGGQSINSISRPILNQRLVQSLPEEIKLRFNTKLNHIDFKNRVAYASHKQGATVMPGEESVEDKKQNTENEDGTAFDLVIGCDGSWSKVRNAMMRVERIDFSQSFIPHAYIELHMPSNPALPGGYAMNKNHLHIWPRHAFMLIGLPNKDGSFTLTLFIPFSSLELITTRESAAAFFKENFPSAVEIVGEKVLLDDFEKNPRGNLVTINCTPSTWSSHAILLGDASHSMVPFYGQGLNCGLEDVRVLNSILERHHISPTTTRALGETDPELELALKAYSDERQGDLKAICELALQNYTEMRSHVLSPLHHLRRQVDKIMTTLFRSTPQATLSLTEPFPTKRVRGWTSLYEMVTFRPDVGYSEALRKERWQKDVVGYTGWIGSVIGISAAGVFAVTMAKKWLERR; this is encoded by the exons ATGCCGCAATCACGGGCTCGAAAAGCTCTCATCGTTGGCGCCGGTCCTGTCGGTGCACTGACAGCGCTGAGCCTCCATCGTCGGGGCTGGGAAGTAGAGGTCTGGGAGTCTCGCGATG ATCCTCGATGTCAAGACGCCGCTCCGAGTAATCTCCGTTCTATCAATCTCGCCATATCGTCGCGAGGTCTCGAAGCGCTGCGAAGTGTTGATCCCTCGATTGCCGAGAACTTTCTAGAGGAAGCGATACCGATGAAGGGACGGATGATCCATCACACGGACGGGAGGCAGGAGAGCCAACTTTACGATCCAATCGGTGGCCAG TCTATCAACTCTATCAGTCGCCCGATCCTCAATCAACGACTAGTTCAATCGCTTCCCGAAGAAATCAAGCTTAGATTCAACACCAAGCTCAACCACATTGATTTTAAGAACCGCGTTGCTTATGCGTCTCATAAACAAGGGGCAACCGTTATGCCGGGTGAAGAAAGTGTAGAAGATAAGAAGCAGAACACAGAGAATGAAGATGGGACAGCGTTTGATTTGGTCATTGGATGTGATGGCAGCTGGTCCAAGGTCAGAAATGCAATGATGCGGGTTGAACG GATTGACTTTTCACAAAGCTTTATTCCCCATGCCTACATTGAACTCCATATGCCTTCCAACCCAGCTTTGCCGGGCGGCTACGCTATGAACAAAAATCATCTGCACATCTGGCCTCGCCATGCCTTCATGCTTATCGGTCTTCCCAACAAG GATGGCTCATTTACTCTGACTTTAttcattcccttttcttctcttgaGCTAATCACAACACGTGAATCTGCTGCGGCGTTTTTCAAAGAAAATTTCCCTTCTGCCGTGGAGATTGTAGGTGAAAAAGTGCTTCTTGATGATTTTGAAAAGAATCCAAGAGGCAACCTGGTTACTATCAAC TGTACACCCTCCACATGGTCGTCTCACGCCATTCTTCTGGGCGATGCGTCTCACAGCATGGTACC TTTTTATGGACAAGGTCTCAATTGCGGCCTTGAAGACGTTCGCGTGCTCAACTCTATCCTTGAGCGACACCACATCTCGCCTACAACCACACGCGCACTTGGTGAGACGGATCCTGAGCTGGAATTGGCTCTAAAGGCCTATTCTGATGAAAGGCAAGGAGACTTGAAGGCCATTTGCGAACTGGCCTTGCAAAACTA CACTGAAATGCGCTCACATGTGCTTTCGCCACTTCATCATCTCCGTCGTCAGGTTGACAAGATCATGACCACCTTGTTCCGATCTACCCCTCAAGCCACCTTGTCGCTGACGGAACCTTTCCCTACCAAAAGGGTGCGAGGATGGACGAGTCTTTATGAGATGGTGACTTTTAGGCCGGATGTAGGTTATTCCGAGGCAttgaggaaggagaggtgGCAGAAGGATGTCGTGGGTTATACGGGGTGGATCGGAAGCGTGATAGGTATCAGTGCAGCAGGCGTCTTTGCAGTAACTATGGCTAAAAAGTGGTTGGAAAGAAGATAG
- a CDS encoding Dihydroorotate dehydrogenase, mitochondrial precursor, putative (Similar to TIGR gene model, INSD accession AAW42350.1~Dihydroorotate dehydrogenase, mitochondrial precursor (Dihydroorotate oxidase) (DHOdehase) (DHODase) (DHOD)) — protein sequence MPRPLRLPSLRAALPRPHSPLLFRRLASTAPPPPRRHYLSTTLLLGGGVLFLAYYYDSKSLLHEHVAMPLMRLVADPEEGHKLAVRVLAWDKWARPRDMGVDGDELQAELFGMALKNPVGIAAGFDKDAEAIDGLFDLGFGYVEVGSVTPEPQPGNPKPRFFRLEEDDACINRYGFNSLGHGHALARLRLRLAKFAQDHPSLFPSPLPATILPPAGLPRSLRPGQLLAVNLGKNKASDADSNDDYIRGVRTLGPYADVVVINVSSPNTPGLRALQGKQQLERLLNDVVEERNRIAQGTGLPKIAVKVASDLSEDELADVASAVRSSGVEGVIVSNTTIRRKELNLVSNNQDQVGGLSGKPLFPYALNALKTLRPLLPPTIPIIGCGGISSGSDALTMANAGASIVQIYTSFGFRGVGTPRLIKDEISERLNGESWKNQVGRDWASSGQPMGWDENRLKQESQALVEEAKGLAELLRQSSTTTDEKETTKLVEEAERVLGIVKQKDSSSASAPTLEQGPPPAPVEAAVPPPSSQSGFVIEGGAASIGEALIAEPVSEVDLAPIVVLEEKKTNLGVNHGGERDNEWEQAVKAGPKRLV from the exons ATGCCCCGCCCTCTCCGCCTCCCCTCTCTCAGGGCCGCTCTTCCCCGCCCACACTCTCCCCTGCTCTTCCGCCGCCTAGCCTCTACGGCGCCTCCCCCCCCGCGCCGCCATTACCTCTCCACCACCCTCCTTCTGGGAGGCGGCGTCTTGTTCCTGGCCTATTACTATGATTCCAAGTCTCTCCTCCACGAGCACGTGGCCATGCCCCTTATGCGCCTCGTCGCAGACCCCGAAGAAGGCCATAAGCTTGCAGTCAGAGTTCTCGCATGGGACAAGTGGGCCAGGCCTAGAGATATGGGCGTGGACGGTGACGAGCTGCAAGCAGAG CTTTTCGGCATGGCTCTGAAAAATCCCGTTGGTATTGCGGCCGGTTTTGACAAGGACGCGGAAGCCATCGACGGCCTCTTTGACCTCGGTTTCGGTTACGTTGAAGTCGGAAGTGTCACTCCCGAACCCCAA CCTGGTAACCCTAAACCTCGATTTTTCCGTCTCGAAGAGGACGACGCCTGTATCAATCGATATGGATTCAACTCTCTTGGACATGGCCACGCGCTCGCCCGACTTCGTCTCCGTTTGGCCAAGTTTGCTCAAGACCAtccttccctcttcccctctcCCTTGCCTGCAACCATTCTCCCTCCCGCGGGCTTGCCGAGGTCATTGAGACCCGGACAATTACTCGCAGTCAACTTGGGCAAGAACAAGGCCAGTGACGCAGATTCAAACGACGACTACATTCGAGGCGTCCGGACCCTCGGACCTTATGCGGACGTGGTTGTCATCAACGTTTCCAGCCCCAACACCCCAGGCTTACGGGCTCTCCAGGGCAAGCAGCAGCTCGAGCGGCTGTTGAACGATGTCGTTGAAGAAAGGAACAGGATCGCTCAGGGGACTGGACTGCCCAAGATTGCAGTCAAAGTTGCTTCAGACCTGAGCGAGGACGAGCTGGCAGATGTAGCCAGTGCGGTGAGGAGTAGCGGTGTTGAAGGCGTCATTGTCAGCAACACGACTATCCGAAGAAAAGAACTCAATCTTGTTTCCA ACAACCAAGACCAGGTTGGTGGCCTCTCTGGCAAACCCCTTTTCCCTTACGCCCTCAACGCGCTCAAGACTCTCCGCCCGCTTCTCCCTCCCACCATCCCTATCATCGGCTGTGGTGGTATCTCCTCAGGCTCTGACGCTCTCACCATGGCCAACGCCGGTGCCTCCATCGTCCAAATCTACACTTCTTTCGGTTTCCGAGGTGTCGGTACCCCCCGTTTGATCAAGGACGAGATTTCCGAACGTCTCAACGGTGAATCGTGGAAAAATCAGGTCGGCCGTGACTGGGCATCATCAGGCCAGCCGATGGGGTGGGACGAGAACCGTCTCAAACAAGAAAGTCAAGCGCTTGTTGAAGAGGCCAAGGGTCTGGCTGAGCTTTTGCGGCAGTCGTCCACCACCACTGACGAGAAGGAAACGACCAAGCTCGTCGAAGAAGCTGAGAGAGTGTTGGGTATTGTGAAACAAAAGG actcttcttcagcatCCGCTCCCACTCTTGAGCAAGGACCTCCTCCTGCGCCGGTGGAAGCTGCGGTGCCCCCACCTTCATCACAAAGCGGGTTTGTGATTGAGGGCGGTGCGGCATCCATAGGGGAGGCATTGATTGCCGAGCCTGTGTCGGAAGTTGATCTTGCACCAATTGTTGTAttggaggaaaagaaaacCAATCTTGGCGTGAACCACGGCGGTGAAAGGGATAATGAGTGGGAGCAGGCAGTCAAGGCTGGGCCAAAGAGGTTAGTCTAG
- a CDS encoding phosphoribosylglycinamide formyltransferase, putative (Similar to TIGR gene model, INSD accession AAW42693.1): protein MPRTRRITVLISGSGTNLQALLDAAGTPRLPNAAITAVVSSRSNAYGLTRARTHAPPIPTSVCALKTFLNRNPGATREDYDAEVARQVLDSRPDIVVLAGWMHILSDRFLDILDGKKEAPPAPALPPPEPSSLPTQTEPIPSNAPDGASRKEGADDAKSQLPQPPASQSFPVPIINLHPALPGAFDGAHAIDRALEAFQKGEVKGTGVMVHRVVAEVDRGEPLLVKEVEIKVDDKLQDLEERIHSIEHEIIVDGARLVLEELDKQGRP, encoded by the exons ATGCCCCGCACCCGCCGCATCACCGTGCTCATCTCGGGCTCGGGCACAAACCTCCAGGCGCTCCTTGACGCTGCCGGCACGCCccggctccccaacgccGCCATCACCGCCGTCGTCTCCTCCCGCTCAAACGCATACGGCCTCACCCGCGCCCGCACCCACGCTCCGCCCATCCCCACATCCGTCTGCGCCCTCAAGACATTCCTCAACCGCAACCCCGGCGCCACGAGGGAAGACTACGATGCCGAAGTAGCCAGGCAGGTCCTTGACAGCAGGCCTGATATCGTCGTCCTCGCTGGATGGATGCACATCCTTTCAGACCGCTTCCTCGATATACTAGACGGCAAGAAGGAGGCCCCGCCCGCTCCCGCACTTCCTCCCCCCGAACCCAGTAGTCTGCCCACCCAGACCGAGCCCATTCCCTCCAACGCCCCCGACGGTGCCTCCCGAAAGGAAGGAGCCGACGACGCCAAGTCCCAGCTTCCCCAGCCACCCGCGAGCCAGTCGTTCCCCGTGCCTATCATCAATCTCCACCCAGCCTTGCCTGGTGCATTTGATGGCGCGCATGCTATTGATAGAGCGCTGGAGGCGTTCCAAAAGGGCGAGGTCAAGGGCACAGGCGTCATGGTTCACAGGGTCGTGGCCGAAGTAGACAGAGGGGAGCCCTTGCTCGTGAAGGAGGTTGAAATCAAGGTTGACGACAAGCTGCAAGATCTCGAAGAGAGAATACATTCG ATTGAACATGAGATTATCGTTGACGGCGCACGACTTGTTCTTGAAGAACTCGACAAACAGGGTCGACCATGA
- a CDS encoding family II 2-keto-3-deoxy-D-arabino-heptulosonate aldolase, putative (Similar to TIGR gene model, INSD accession AAW42352.1~Phospho-2-dehydro-3-deoxyheptonate aldolase (Phospho-2-keto-3-deoxyheptonate aldolase) (DAHP synthetase) (3-deoxy-D-arabino-heptulosonate 7-phosphate synthase)) codes for MAPAPWHPSSWREKPIAQDVVYEDKAQLETVLNKLRRLPPLVSPVEIDRLRAQLADVAAGKAFLLQGGDCAELFDDCSQDPIEHKLSLILLMSLIILHGSRLPVVRIARIAGQYAKPRSKPTEVVELPTKDGKTEKKEVLSFRGDNVNGYDPIDRAPDPQRLLGSYFHSTATLNYIRTLLSSGFANLHNPVDWSFSHVRSPELQQAFSSVIESLQDSLEFMKVATGAVGGGERGGMETVDFYTSHEALLLEYEEAFTRSWDSTTLSPPATGTSTPVLSRPASRIREEASSSSSYPHSPVRRPKSPKNLSDSINNLSMSVGDLRKKEEEKKWYNTSAHFIWIGDRTRQLDGAHVEYFRGIANPIGIKIGPTMEPEEIVRVLDIVNPDKIPGKVTLIGRYGAGKVDQFLPKHIDAVLRTDHPVVWQCDAMHGNTKSSVHDPTLKTRHFVDVITEITRSMEIHREKGTILGGVHLELTGEVNDDGYSVTECIGGSMELEDKDLSFNYRTHCDPRLNYEQSLDVAFLLADYLKSKRRGERPHDILLSSLRGRRNDSQK; via the exons ATGGCACCTGCACCTTGGCACCCATCTTCCTGGAGGGAAAAGCCCATCGCCCAG GATGTCGTCTATGAGGACAAGGCTCAGCTAGAAACTGTTCTCAACAAGCTTCGCCGCCTACCACCTTTAGTATCCCCCGTAGAG ATCGATAGGCTTCGTGCGCAACTCGCTGATGTGGCGGCTGGCAAAGCGTTCCTACTTCAAGGCGGAGACTGTGCTGAGCTTTTTGACGACTGCTCTCAA GACCCCATCGAGCACAAGTTGTCCCTCATCCTGCTAATGTCTCTTATTATCCTGCACGGATCTCGTTTACCTGTCGTACGTATTGCACGGATTGCGGGCCAGTATGCCAAGCCCAGGAGTAAACCTACAGAGGTTGTGGAGCTTCCTACCAAAGACGGAAAGAcggagaagaaagaggtgTTGAGCTTCAGAGGAGACAATGTGAATGGTTATGATCCTATCGACAGAGCCCCCGATCCTCAAAGGCTTTTAGG ATCTTACTTCCACTCCACTGCCACGCTCAACTACATACGTACACTTCTTTCATCGGGCTTTGCCAATTTACATAATCCTGTCGACTGGTCGTTTTCCCATGTCCGATCGCCAGAGCTTCAGCAAGCTTTCTCCTCGGTCATTGAGAGTTTGCAAGATAGTTTGGAGTTTATGAAGGTAGCCACAGGCGCCGTTGGAGGTGGTGAAAGGGGTGGAATGGAGACTGTTGATTTCTACACCAG TCACGAAGCTCTGTTATTAGAGTATGAGGAGGCTTTCACTCGCTCTTGGGACTCTACAACGTTGTCTCCTCCAGCGACGGGTACCTCTACCCCGGTCCTCTCTCGACCAGCATCTCGTATCCGCGAAGAAGCgtcatcctcctcttcttaTCCTCACTCTCCTGTTCGACGTCCCAAATCACCCAAGAATTTGAGCGATTCGATCAACAATCTGTCCATGTCTGTTGGTGATTTAcgaaagaaggaggaggagaaaaaATGGTACAACACGTCTGCTCATTTCATCTGGATTGGAGATAGGACGAGACAATTGGACGGGGCGCATGTGGAGTACTTTAGGGGTATCGCAAACCCTAT AGGTATCAAGATTGGTCCTACCATGGAGCCGGAGGAAATCGTGCGCGTTCTTGACA TTGTTAATCCTGACAAGATTCCGGGCAAGGTGACTCTTATCGGGCGATACGGTGCTGGCAAAGTTGATCAGTTCCTGCCCAAACACATTGATGCCGTATTAAGAACCGATCATCCAGTGGTTTGGCAATGTGATGCTATG CATGGCAA TACCAAATCTTCCGTCCATGATCCTACACTCAAAACGCGACATTTTGTGGACGTCATTACCGAGATTACTCGAAGCATGGAAATCCATAGAGAGAAAGGAACCATTCTTGGTGGAGTGCACCTTGAATTGACAGGAGAAGTCAATGACGATGGGTATTCCGTT ACCGAGTGCATTGGTGGTTCGATGGAGTTGGAGGACAAAGACTTGTCGTTCAATTACAGAACCCATTGCGACCCGCGTTTGAATTACGAGCAGTCTCTAG ACGTCGCGTTTTTGCTCGCCGACTACCTCAAGTCAAAGAGAAGAGGTGAAAGACCGCATGATATCTTGCTCTCAAGTTTGCGTGGTCGAAGAAATGACAGTCAAAAATAA
- a CDS encoding pria protein precursor, putative (Similar to TIGR gene model, INSD accession AAW42354.1), translating to MLPIPPSVRRLVILFLIAAPLLSIVLPAAAAPADTDAPSKLQPRAPQPSRRMGATKRSKKMEPLKKKDYSSFLCPGGSVACPIPGDEVTPSSVEALEQSLNSLADWFKVGFECVELDTELNSCGGCLALGSGQDCALIENARTTGCESGSCQVYSCFDGYIVSPDRTSCVKKGSTTPATPVTAVNIEELVADDQLPLGR from the exons ATGCTCCCTATTCCTCCCTCTGTACGCCGTCtcgtcatcctcttcctcatcgccgcccctcttctctccatcGTCCTCCCTGCAGCAGCTGCGCCGGCGGACACAGATGCTCCCTCCAAACTTCAACCCCGTGCTCCTCAACCTTCTCGTCGTATGGGCGCCACCAAGCGATCCAAAAAGATGGAGCccttgaagaagaaggattaCTCATCATTTCTTTGCCCAGGCGGCTCTGTTGCCTGCCCCATCCCTGGCGATGAAGTTACTCCATCGAGTGTCGAGGCCCTGGAGCAGAGCCTCAACTCCCTCGCAGACTGGTTCAAGGTTGGCTTCGAGTGTGTGGAGCTTGATACAGAATTGAACTCTTGCGGCGGTTGCTTGGCACTTGGTTCTGG CCAAGATTGTGCTCTCATCGAAAACGCTCGTACAACTGGCTGTGAGAGTGGCTCATGCCAAGTGTACTCATGCTTCGACGGTTATATCGTCTCTCCTGACAGAACATCTTGCGTCAAAAAGGGATCTACAACTCCCGCTACTCCAGTTACCGCTGTCAATATCGAAGAGCTTGTCGCCGATGATCAGCTCCCTTTAGGACGATAA
- a CDS encoding uncharacterized protein (Similar to TIGR gene model, INSD accession AAW42356.1) produces MTWDIKAGVMGKPQRIAAEYILSHFPDILEKLTVEEFIKEGVQRREELFKRVEPMRGAAELVKGLHAAGIPIALATGSTMPNFIHKTTHLPHIFSLFPPTSILTADSPEVKRGKPHPDIFLAAAHSLGRNVGTADECTEEQKEERSRGLVFEDARPGVLAGMAAGMNVIWVPDAELLALNPEETYGAKEVLTHLEEWDPTRWGLPPLPGFNHIPAQP; encoded by the exons ATGACCTGGGACATTAAAGCTGGTGTGATGGGCAAACCCCAACGTATCGCTGCAGAATACATTCTCTCGCATTTCCCCGACATCCTGGAGAAACTTACTGTTGAAGAGTTTATCAAGGAGGGTGTGcagaggagagaagaacTCTTCAAGCGGGTCGAACCCATGAGAGGGGCTGCAGAATTGGTCAAAGGTTTG CATGCCGCTGGTATCCCGATCGCACTGGCTACGGGCTCTACTATGCCAAATTTTATTCATAAAACA ACACATCTTCCCCATatcttttctctcttcccacCTACGTCAATTCTCACTGCAGACTCCCCTGAAGTTAAGCGTGGTAAACCACACCCTGATATATTCCTTGCCGCCGCCCATTCTCTCGGAAGGAATGTGGGTACTGCTGATGAATGTACCGAAGAGcaaaaggaggaaagaagtCGAGGATTAGTGTTTGAGGATGCCCGGCCAGGTGTCTTAGCGGGTATGGCGGCAGGGATGAATG TCATCTGGGTCCCTGATGCTGAGTTACTTGCTCTTAATCCGGAAGAGACATATGGTGCTAAGGAAGTCCTTACTCATCTGGAGGAATGGGATCCTACCAGATGGGGTCTTCCTCCATTACCCGGTTTCAAT CACATTCCTGCCCAACCCTAG